Proteins from a single region of Budorcas taxicolor isolate Tak-1 chromosome 7, Takin1.1, whole genome shotgun sequence:
- the KISS1R gene encoding kiSS-1 receptor, translating into MQPLSASGPNASWWAPANTTVCPGCGANTSDRAIPAPWPVDAWLVPLFFGALMLLGLTGNSLVIFVICRHKQMRTVTNFYIANLAATDLMFLLCCVPFTALLYPLPDWVLGDFMCKFLNYIQQVSVQATCATLTAMSVDRWYVTVFPLRALHRRTPRLALAVSLGIWVGSAVLSAPVFALHRLSSGPRTYCSEAFPSRALERAFALYNLLALYLLPLVATCACYGAMLRHLGRAAARAAPAGGALQGQLLVERAGAVRAKVSRLVAAVVLLFAACWGPIQLFLLLQALGPAGAWHPRSYAAYALKIWAHCMSYCNSALNPLLYAFLGSHFRQAFRRVCPCAPRPLPRPWRPGPSDLAAARQTQLRRLGQARPPEVRQR; encoded by the exons ATGCAGCCCTTGTCCGCGTCCGGGCCTAACGCGTCCTGGTGGGCGCCGGCCAACACAACCGTCTGCCCGGGCTGTGGCGCCAACACCTCGGACCGCGCGATCCCTGCGCCTTGGCCCGTGGACGCCTGGTTGGTGCCGCTCTTCTTCGGCGCGCTGATGCTGCTCGGCCTGACAGGGAACTCACTGGTCATCTTCGTCATCTGTCGCCACAAGCAGATGCGGACGGTGACCAACTTCTACATCG CCAACCTGGCGGCCACGGACTTAATGTTCCTGCTGTGCTGCGTGCCCTTCACCGCTCTGCTCTACCCGCTGCCCGACTGGGTTCTGGGCGACTTCATGTGCAAGTTTCTCAACTACATCCAGCAG GTCTCGGTGCAGGCCACGTGCGCCACCCTGACCGCCATGAGCGTGGACCGCTGGTACGTGACAGTGTTCCCGCTGCGCGCCCTGCACCGCCGCACGCCCCGCCTGGCGCTGGCAGTCAGCCTCGGCATCTGGGTGG GCTCGGCTGTCCTGTCGGCGCCGGTGTTCGCCCTACATCGCCTGTCTTCCGGACCCCGCACCTACTGCAGCGAGGCCTTCCCCAGCCGCGCCCTCGAGCGAGCCTTCGCTCTCTACAACCTGCTGGCGCTCTACCTGCTGCCACTGGTGGCCACTTGTGCCTGCTACGGGGCCATGCTGCGCCACTTGGGCCGGGCAGCCGCGCGCGCAGCGCCCGCCGGCGGCGCCCTGCAG GGGCAGCTGCTGGTGGAGCGGGCGGGTGCCGTGCGGGCAAAGGTCTCGCGGCTGGTGGCGGCAGTGGTCCTGCTCTTCGCTGCCTGCTGGGGCCCCATCCAGCTGTTCCTGCTGCTGCAGGCGCTGGGCCCGGCCGGTGCCTGGCATCCGCGCAGTTACGCTGCCTACGCGCTCAAGATCTGGGCACACTGCATGTCCTACTGTAACTCGGCGCTGAACCCACTGCTCTACGCCTTCCTGGGCTCCCACTTCCGCCAGGCCTTCCGCCGCGTCTGCCCCTGCGCTCCCCGGCCGCTCCCGCGGCCCTGGCGGCCTGGACCCTCGGACCTTGCGGCCGCCCGCCAAACCCAGCTGCGACGCCTGGGCCAGGCCAGGCCCCCCGAAGTCAGGCAGCGGTAG